From a single Kitasatospora azatica KCTC 9699 genomic region:
- the purE gene encoding 5-(carboxyamino)imidazole ribonucleotide mutase, with translation MTSTAPLVGIAMGSDSDWSVMEAAAQALDEFEVPYEVNVLSAHRMPREMIGYGEQAHNRGLKAIIAGAGGAAHLPGMLASVTPLPVIGVPVPLRYLDGMDSLLSIVQMPAGVPVATVSVAGARNAGLLAVRMVAAFDPELTEKMVEFQADLNAQATEKGKKLRAKVAGSSSFGFSR, from the coding sequence ATGACCAGCACCGCGCCGCTTGTCGGCATCGCCATGGGTTCCGACTCCGACTGGTCGGTGATGGAGGCCGCGGCCCAGGCGCTCGACGAGTTCGAGGTGCCCTACGAGGTCAACGTGCTCTCCGCGCACCGGATGCCGCGCGAGATGATCGGCTACGGCGAGCAGGCGCACAACCGCGGCCTCAAGGCGATCATCGCCGGCGCCGGCGGCGCGGCCCACCTGCCCGGCATGCTCGCCTCGGTGACCCCGCTGCCGGTGATCGGCGTCCCGGTGCCGCTGCGCTACCTGGACGGCATGGACAGCCTGCTCTCCATCGTGCAGATGCCGGCCGGCGTGCCGGTGGCCACCGTCTCGGTGGCCGGCGCCCGCAACGCGGGCCTGCTGGCGGTCCGGATGGTCGCCGCCTTCGACCCGGAGCTGACCGAGAAGATGGTCGAGTTCCAGGCCGACCTGAACGCCCAGGCGACCGAGAAGGGCAAGAAGTTGCGGGCCAAGGTGGCGGGTTCCTCCTCCTTCGGCTTCAGCAGGTAG
- a CDS encoding helix-turn-helix transcriptional regulator: MLVALGLDATSEAVYRAMLARPRDGVQALAERLGEPQEEIRRSLDLLSELALIRPSHERQGELRAVSPDVGMDLLLARQQAELAAQQLRVEASRAAAAQLIAEYTELSPTSSHSGVEQLQGLDEIRDRIAALARELHTELMTFAPGGGHRTETLDASKPNDLELLSRGVRMRTIYLDSVRNSQSTAAYASWLGALGGEVRTTPELPTRMMIFDHRTALIPVHSEDAGAGAVLLTGQGTLAALGALFENLWSTARPFDTAAPKDPTGLSPQEATIVRLLAQGFTDEAIAKRLAVSARTARRQATDLMERLGARSRFEFGVRAVQQGWLPARA; the protein is encoded by the coding sequence GTGCTTGTCGCGCTGGGACTGGACGCCACTTCGGAAGCGGTTTACCGCGCCATGCTCGCCCGCCCCCGGGACGGGGTGCAGGCCTTGGCCGAGCGGCTGGGGGAGCCGCAGGAGGAGATCCGCCGGAGTCTCGATCTGCTCAGCGAGCTCGCGCTGATCCGGCCCTCGCACGAACGGCAGGGCGAGCTGCGGGCGGTCTCACCCGATGTCGGCATGGACCTGCTGCTGGCCCGCCAACAGGCCGAGCTGGCCGCGCAGCAGCTGAGGGTCGAGGCCTCCCGAGCCGCCGCGGCGCAACTGATCGCCGAGTACACCGAGCTCAGCCCGACTTCCTCGCATTCGGGTGTGGAGCAGTTGCAGGGGCTGGACGAGATCCGGGACCGGATCGCCGCGCTGGCCCGCGAGCTGCACACCGAGCTGATGACCTTCGCGCCGGGCGGCGGGCACCGGACGGAGACCCTCGACGCCTCGAAGCCGAACGATCTGGAGTTGCTGTCGCGCGGCGTGCGGATGCGCACGATCTACCTGGACAGCGTGCGCAACAGCCAGTCGACGGCCGCCTACGCGAGCTGGCTCGGGGCCCTGGGCGGTGAGGTGCGGACGACACCCGAGCTGCCCACCCGGATGATGATCTTCGACCACCGGACGGCGCTGATCCCCGTGCACAGCGAGGACGCGGGCGCCGGCGCGGTGCTGCTCACCGGTCAGGGCACGCTGGCCGCCCTCGGCGCCCTCTTCGAGAACCTCTGGTCGACGGCCCGACCGTTCGACACCGCCGCCCCCAAGGACCCGACCGGCCTGAGCCCGCAGGAGGCGACCATCGTCCGGCTGCTGGCCCAGGGCTTCACCGACGAGGCGATCGCCAAGCGGCTGGCCGTCTCGGCGCGCACCGCGCGGCGGCAGGCCACCGACCTGATGGAACGGCTGGGCGCCCGCAGCCGGTTCGAGTTCGGCGTGCGGGCGGTCCAGCAGGGGTGGCTGCCCGCCCGGGCGTGA
- a CDS encoding response regulator transcription factor — translation MTCVLLAEDDPAISEPLARALRREGYEVLVREDGPSALEAGLEEEVDLVVLDLGLPQMDGLEVCRRLRADGKSCPVLVLTARADEVDTVVGLDAGADDYVTKPFRLAELLARVRALLRRGNVDSLSTGAHGVRIDIESHRAWVGEEELTLSAKEFELLRVLVRDAGRVVTREDIMRQVWDTTWWTSTKTLDMHISWLRKKLGDDATNPRYIATVRGVGFRFEKN, via the coding sequence ATGACCTGTGTGCTGCTCGCCGAGGACGACCCGGCTATCTCGGAACCGCTGGCCCGTGCGCTGCGCCGTGAGGGCTACGAGGTGTTGGTCCGCGAGGACGGCCCGAGCGCCCTGGAAGCCGGTCTGGAGGAGGAGGTCGACCTGGTCGTCCTCGACCTCGGCCTGCCCCAGATGGACGGCCTGGAGGTCTGCCGCCGACTGCGCGCGGACGGCAAGAGCTGCCCGGTCCTGGTGCTCACCGCCCGGGCCGACGAGGTGGACACCGTGGTCGGCCTGGACGCCGGCGCCGACGACTACGTGACCAAGCCGTTCCGGCTGGCCGAACTGCTCGCCCGGGTCCGGGCCCTGCTGCGGCGCGGCAACGTGGACTCGCTGTCCACCGGCGCACACGGCGTGCGGATCGACATCGAGTCCCACCGGGCCTGGGTCGGCGAGGAGGAACTCACCCTCTCCGCGAAGGAGTTCGAGCTGCTCCGGGTGCTGGTCCGGGACGCCGGCCGGGTGGTCACCCGGGAGGACATCATGCGCCAGGTCTGGGACACCACCTGGTGGACCTCCACCAAGACCCTGGACATGCACATCTCCTGGCTGCGCAAGAAGCTCGGCGACGACGCCACCAACCCCCGCTACATCGCCACCGTCCGCGGTGTCGGGTTCCGCTTCGAGAAGAACTAG
- a CDS encoding 5-(carboxyamino)imidazole ribonucleotide synthase: MTLPGSAKFPVVGMVGGGQLSRMTHDAGIPLGIRFKLLADTPQDSAAQVVADTVLGDYRDLETLRRFAADCQVVTFDHEHVPSEHLRTLQAEGVAVRPGPEALVNAQDKGVMRAKLDSIGVPSPRHRLVADPADVTAFANEGDGYPVVLKTVRGGYDGKGVWVVDDEQEAQAPFLAGVPVLAEEKVDFVRELAANVVRSPSGQAVSYPVVESLQENGVCAEVTAPAPDLDPSLAAEAQQLALRIAGELGITGHLAVELFQTRDGRILVNELAMRPHNSGHWSIDGAVTSQFENHLRAVLDLPLGDPRPRAKWTVMVNVLGGDYPDMYHAYLHCMARDPGLRIHMYGKDVKPGRKVGHVTVFGDDLEDVRERARHAAAYLRGTITE; this comes from the coding sequence GTGACTCTCCCGGGCAGCGCAAAATTTCCAGTAGTGGGCATGGTCGGCGGCGGACAGCTGTCCCGCATGACGCACGACGCCGGCATCCCGCTCGGCATCCGCTTCAAGCTCCTCGCGGACACCCCGCAGGACTCCGCCGCACAGGTGGTCGCCGACACCGTGCTCGGCGACTACCGCGACCTGGAGACGCTGCGCCGCTTCGCCGCCGACTGCCAGGTGGTCACCTTCGACCACGAGCACGTCCCCAGCGAGCACCTGCGCACCCTGCAGGCCGAGGGCGTCGCGGTCCGGCCCGGCCCGGAGGCGCTGGTCAACGCCCAGGACAAGGGTGTGATGCGGGCCAAGCTGGACTCGATCGGGGTGCCCAGCCCGCGGCACCGGCTGGTCGCCGACCCGGCCGACGTCACCGCCTTCGCCAACGAGGGCGACGGCTACCCGGTGGTCCTGAAGACCGTCCGCGGCGGCTACGACGGCAAGGGCGTCTGGGTGGTCGACGACGAGCAGGAGGCGCAGGCGCCGTTCCTGGCCGGCGTCCCGGTGCTGGCCGAGGAGAAGGTCGACTTCGTGCGCGAGCTGGCGGCCAATGTGGTCCGCTCGCCCAGCGGCCAGGCGGTCTCCTACCCGGTGGTGGAGAGCCTGCAGGAGAACGGCGTCTGCGCCGAGGTCACCGCGCCGGCCCCCGACCTCGACCCCTCGCTCGCCGCCGAGGCCCAGCAGCTGGCCCTGCGGATCGCCGGTGAGCTGGGCATCACCGGCCACCTCGCGGTCGAGCTGTTCCAGACCCGGGACGGCCGGATCCTGGTCAACGAGCTGGCCATGCGCCCGCACAACTCCGGCCACTGGTCGATCGACGGCGCGGTCACCTCGCAGTTCGAGAACCACCTGCGGGCCGTGCTCGACCTGCCGCTCGGCGACCCCCGTCCGCGCGCCAAGTGGACGGTGATGGTCAACGTGCTCGGCGGCGACTACCCCGACATGTACCACGCCTACCTGCACTGCATGGCCCGCGACCCGGGCCTGCGGATCCACATGTACGGCAAGGACGTGAAGCCCGGCCGCAAGGTCGGCCACGTCACCGTCTTCGGGGACGACCTCGAGGACGTGCGCGAGCGGGCGCGCCACGCGGCCGCGTACCTGAGAGGCACGATCACCGAATGA
- a CDS encoding ATP-binding protein gives MKRRMINSLLGVLLVVVVVFCVPLALVEKQSIVNNAQDRVDAAAVRLLGLVETRLAAGEPVTGERVGSQVIEGDYAEIQVPGQPLITIGAKPGGDHPLTASEPGASGETVTVAQSRKNVDRDIGNMLLLLGLVTLLAVLAALALAVWQARRLVRPLTDLAETAERLGSGDPRPRDRRYGVPELDRVAEVLDSSAERIGRMLTAERRLAADASHQLRTPLTALSMRLEEITALAHQPDTVREEATIALQQVERLTDVVQRLLTNQRDTHGPSAAGFDLDEVLKQQREEWSASLRGTGRRLVIEGLARVSAMGTPGTVSQVLATLIENSLMHGGGTITLRVRPFGSSVVVEVQDEGPGVPAELGNRVFERAVSGRNSTGIGLAVARDLAEADGGRLELLSLKPPVFALFLARSGRSK, from the coding sequence TTGAAACGCAGGATGATCAACTCGCTGCTGGGCGTGCTCCTGGTGGTCGTGGTGGTGTTCTGCGTACCGCTCGCGCTGGTCGAGAAGCAGAGCATCGTCAACAACGCCCAGGACCGGGTGGACGCCGCCGCCGTCCGGCTGCTCGGCCTGGTGGAGACCCGGCTCGCCGCCGGCGAGCCGGTCACCGGCGAGCGGGTCGGCAGCCAGGTGATCGAGGGCGACTACGCCGAGATCCAGGTCCCCGGCCAGCCGCTGATCACCATCGGCGCCAAGCCCGGCGGAGACCACCCGCTGACCGCCAGCGAGCCCGGCGCCAGCGGCGAGACCGTGACCGTGGCGCAGTCCCGCAAGAACGTCGACCGTGACATCGGCAACATGCTGCTGCTGCTCGGACTGGTCACCCTGCTCGCGGTGCTGGCCGCGCTGGCACTCGCGGTCTGGCAGGCCCGCCGACTGGTCCGGCCGCTCACCGACCTGGCCGAGACCGCCGAACGGCTCGGCTCCGGCGACCCCCGCCCGCGTGACCGCCGCTACGGGGTGCCCGAACTGGACCGGGTGGCCGAGGTGCTGGACTCCAGCGCGGAGCGGATCGGCCGGATGCTCACCGCCGAGCGGCGCTTGGCCGCCGACGCCTCGCACCAGCTGCGCACCCCGCTCACCGCGCTGTCGATGCGGCTGGAGGAGATCACCGCACTGGCCCACCAGCCGGACACCGTCCGCGAGGAGGCCACCATCGCGCTCCAGCAGGTGGAGCGGCTCACCGACGTGGTCCAGCGGCTGCTCACCAACCAGCGCGACACCCACGGCCCGAGCGCGGCCGGCTTCGACCTGGACGAGGTGCTCAAGCAGCAGCGCGAGGAGTGGTCGGCCTCGCTGCGCGGCACCGGACGGCGGCTGGTGATCGAGGGCCTGGCCAGGGTCAGTGCGATGGGCACCCCGGGCACCGTCTCCCAGGTACTGGCCACCCTGATCGAGAACTCGCTGATGCACGGCGGCGGCACCATCACGCTGCGGGTGCGGCCGTTCGGCAGCTCGGTGGTGGTCGAGGTGCAGGACGAGGGGCCCGGGGTCCCGGCCGAGCTGGGCAACCGGGTGTTCGAACGGGCGGTCAGCGGCCGCAACTCCACCGGCATCGGCCTCGCGGTCGCCCGCGACCTCGCGGAGGCGGACGGCGGGCGGCTGGAGCTGCTCTCGCTCAAGCCGCCGGTGTTCGCACTCTTCTTGGCGCGGAGCGGCAGGAGCAAATAG
- a CDS encoding dipeptidase has product MTSPDQLTRARALLSAAPVVDGHNDLPWAMRSVAGYDLDAVDLAADQRDKLHTDLDRLTAGGVGAQFWSVYVPARLAGDDAVSATLEQIDFVHALVERFPDRLRLALTADQLEAARADGRIASLMGAEGGHSINSSLATLRSLYQLGVRYLTLTHNSNVPWADSATDEPSAGGLTRFGEEVVRELNRLGMLVDLSHTSADTMRDALRVSVAPVLFSHSSARAVCPHPRNIPDDVLAQLPANGGVAMATFVPQFVLPAAWEWVDRASVELERHGFHPLAHTPDAMKVLHAFEARDPRPIATVATVADHLDHMREVAGIDHLGLGGDFDGTAFLPAGLDDVSGYPNLIAELLDRHWSEADLAKLTWRNAVRVLRAAEDVARELRGTRKPSIATLAQLDG; this is encoded by the coding sequence ATGACTTCTCCCGATCAGCTGACCCGGGCCCGCGCGCTGCTCTCGGCCGCGCCCGTGGTGGACGGCCACAACGACCTGCCCTGGGCGATGCGCTCCGTGGCCGGCTACGACCTGGACGCCGTCGACCTGGCGGCCGACCAGCGCGACAAGCTGCACACCGACCTCGACCGGCTGACCGCCGGCGGGGTCGGTGCGCAGTTCTGGTCCGTCTACGTGCCCGCCCGGCTGGCCGGCGACGACGCGGTCAGCGCCACCCTGGAGCAGATCGACTTCGTGCACGCCCTGGTCGAGCGCTTCCCGGACCGGCTGCGCCTGGCCCTGACGGCCGATCAGCTGGAGGCCGCCCGGGCCGACGGGCGGATCGCCTCGCTGATGGGCGCCGAGGGCGGCCACAGCATCAACTCCTCGCTGGCCACGCTGCGCTCGCTGTACCAGCTGGGCGTGCGCTATCTGACGCTCACCCACAACAGCAACGTGCCGTGGGCCGACTCGGCCACCGACGAACCGTCAGCGGGCGGCCTCACCCGGTTCGGTGAGGAGGTGGTCCGCGAGCTGAACCGGCTCGGCATGCTGGTCGACCTCTCGCACACCTCGGCCGACACCATGCGCGACGCGCTGCGGGTCAGCGTGGCTCCGGTGCTCTTCTCGCACTCCTCGGCCCGCGCGGTCTGCCCGCACCCGCGCAACATCCCGGACGACGTGCTGGCCCAGCTGCCCGCCAACGGCGGCGTCGCGATGGCCACCTTCGTACCGCAGTTCGTGCTGCCGGCGGCCTGGGAGTGGGTGGACCGGGCCAGCGTGGAGCTGGAGCGGCACGGCTTCCACCCGCTGGCGCACACGCCGGACGCGATGAAGGTGCTGCACGCCTTCGAGGCCCGCGACCCGCGCCCGATCGCCACCGTGGCCACCGTCGCCGACCACCTGGACCACATGCGCGAGGTGGCCGGCATCGACCACCTGGGCCTCGGCGGCGACTTCGACGGCACGGCCTTCCTCCCGGCCGGCCTGGACGACGTCTCCGGCTACCCCAACCTGATCGCCGAACTCCTGGACCGCCACTGGTCCGAGGCCGATCTGGCCAAGCTCACCTGGCGCAACGCCGTCCGGGTCCTGCGCGCGGCCGAGGACGTGGCCCGCGAGCTGCGGGGCACCCGCAAACCGTCGATCGCGACCCTCGCGCAGCTGGACGGCTGA
- a CDS encoding GtrA family protein, with the protein MTKHAHRRPSLLQRLRGASGEVVKFGIVGLVGFFVNFAVSNAVLHLTHLATVRSSMVGTAVAIVVNYLGYRYWVYRDADAASRRREITLFLVFSGIGLLIENGTVWFTTYTLGMTGTLAYNGAKVIGTGIATLFRFFCYRTWVFKAMPELAEQAQGQAQPTVVAQAERILVAEDSNQYVR; encoded by the coding sequence ATGACGAAGCACGCGCATCGGCGCCCCTCCCTCCTGCAACGGCTGCGCGGGGCCTCCGGTGAGGTGGTCAAGTTCGGCATCGTCGGACTGGTCGGCTTCTTCGTCAACTTCGCCGTCTCCAACGCGGTGCTGCACCTGACCCACCTGGCGACGGTGCGCAGCTCGATGGTCGGCACCGCGGTCGCCATCGTGGTCAACTACCTGGGCTACCGGTACTGGGTCTACCGGGACGCGGACGCGGCCTCGCGGCGCCGGGAGATCACGCTCTTCCTGGTCTTCAGCGGCATCGGCCTGCTGATCGAGAACGGCACGGTCTGGTTCACCACCTACACGCTGGGCATGACCGGCACGCTCGCCTACAACGGCGCCAAGGTGATCGGCACCGGCATCGCGACGCTGTTCCGCTTCTTCTGCTACCGCACCTGGGTGTTCAAGGCGATGCCCGAGCTGGCCGAGCAGGCGCAGGGACAGGCGCAGCCGACCGTGGTGGCGCAGGCCGAGCGGATCCTGGTCGCGGAGGACTCGAACCAGTACGTCAGGTAG
- a CDS encoding ABC transporter ATP-binding protein, with product MAVIEVEHLHKRYGNEIAVHDVSFQVEEGEIFGILGPNGAGKTTTVECLAGLRAFDGGRVSVLGLDPGPERAALRQVLGVQLQESGLPDKLKVREALELYASFYRQPADPVELMHRLGLTEKAGARYKKLSGGQKQRLAIALAMVGSPRVVVLDELTTGLDPHARRTTWELVEQIRAAGVTVLLVTHFMEEAERLCDRVALIDSGRVVAVDTPAGLAARAGQQQRMRFRPSAPLDEELLRSLPEVAELNWHGAVVELSGSGNLVQAVTAQLARRQIIAADLRVEQASLDDAFIALTGRHEPR from the coding sequence ATGGCAGTCATCGAGGTCGAGCACCTGCACAAGCGGTACGGGAACGAGATCGCGGTGCACGACGTCTCGTTCCAGGTCGAGGAGGGGGAGATCTTCGGGATCCTCGGTCCGAACGGGGCGGGGAAGACCACCACGGTCGAGTGCCTGGCCGGGCTGCGCGCCTTCGACGGCGGCCGGGTCTCGGTGCTCGGCCTCGACCCGGGCCCCGAGCGTGCGGCGCTGCGCCAGGTGCTCGGGGTGCAGCTGCAGGAGAGCGGACTGCCGGACAAGCTCAAGGTCCGCGAGGCGCTGGAGCTCTACGCCTCCTTCTACCGGCAGCCGGCCGACCCGGTGGAGCTGATGCACCGGCTGGGCCTGACCGAGAAGGCCGGCGCCCGGTACAAGAAGCTCTCCGGCGGCCAGAAACAGCGGCTGGCGATCGCACTGGCCATGGTGGGCAGCCCGCGGGTGGTGGTGCTGGACGAGCTGACCACCGGGCTCGACCCGCACGCCCGCCGCACCACCTGGGAACTGGTCGAGCAGATCCGGGCGGCCGGGGTCACGGTGCTGCTGGTCACCCACTTCATGGAGGAGGCCGAGCGGCTCTGCGACCGGGTCGCGCTGATCGACAGCGGCCGAGTGGTGGCCGTGGACACCCCGGCCGGGCTGGCCGCGCGTGCCGGGCAGCAGCAGCGGATGCGGTTCCGCCCCTCCGCCCCGCTGGACGAGGAACTGCTGCGCTCGCTGCCGGAGGTGGCGGAGCTGAACTGGCACGGCGCGGTGGTCGAGCTCAGCGGCAGCGGCAACCTGGTGCAGGCAGTCACCGCGCAGCTGGCCCGCCGTCAGATCATCGCCGCCGACCTGCGGGTCGAACAGGCCAGCCTGGACGACGCGTTCATCGCCCTGACCGGGCGCCACGAGCCCCGCTGA
- a CDS encoding CoA-binding protein: protein MYGDPETVRRILTELGDTWAVVGLSSNQRRAAYGVADVLQRYGKRIVPVHPKAETVHGETGYPSLEAIPFPVDVVDLFVRSELAGAVVDEAIEIGAKAVWLQLDVIDEAAYERAQAAGLAIVMDKCPAIEIPRLG, encoded by the coding sequence ATGTACGGAGACCCGGAAACCGTTCGGCGGATCCTCACCGAGCTCGGCGACACCTGGGCCGTGGTCGGCCTGTCCTCGAACCAGCGGCGGGCGGCCTACGGCGTGGCGGACGTGCTGCAGCGGTACGGCAAGCGGATCGTTCCGGTGCACCCCAAGGCCGAGACGGTGCACGGGGAGACCGGGTACCCCAGCCTCGAGGCGATCCCGTTCCCGGTCGACGTGGTGGACCTGTTCGTGCGCAGTGAGCTGGCGGGGGCCGTGGTGGACGAGGCGATCGAGATCGGCGCCAAGGCCGTCTGGCTGCAGCTCGACGTCATCGACGAGGCGGCGTACGAGCGGGCACAGGCCGCCGGGCTCGCCATCGTGATGGACAAGTGCCCGGCGATCGAGATCCCCCGGCTGGGCTGA
- a CDS encoding peptide MFS transporter, protein MASTTTLDAGVQPVAPSGGKTFFGHPRGLATLFMTETWERFSFYGMRALLVLYMVASTHNGGLGMKVALATAIYSVYNAMVYLLALPGGWIADRFLGARKTVALGGTIIMIGHFLLAVPFKASFFVGLVFIAAGSGLLKANISTMVGHLYDGPNDPRRDGGFTIFYMGINLGAFAAPLVIGTVGQSVNWHLGFALAGVGMALGLGQYLLGTRHLSAKSDVVGSPITPAEKSALLRKGGLWFAVAVVFYAIVGLAGYFTIDLAVWPLSIAGIVIPVVVFARFKRDKDLSAAEQSKISGYIWFFVVAAVFWMIYDQSGSTLSVFADSSTNLSVFGWHFPSSWFQSLNPLYIMALAPVFAWAWVALARKAKNPSTTMKFAIGLLMIGASFIVMMLAMGAASGGVKVSPLWLALVYLVQTVGELTLSPVGLSVTTKLAPAKYASQMMGVWFLAVTAGDCVAAVIQLGLGDATGSTWYFAIQGVAAIVAGIALVMYRKNVIKLMGDVH, encoded by the coding sequence ATGGCGTCAACCACCACCTTGGACGCCGGCGTACAGCCGGTCGCCCCTTCTGGCGGCAAGACCTTCTTCGGGCACCCCCGAGGACTCGCCACGCTCTTCATGACCGAGACCTGGGAGCGCTTCAGCTTCTACGGCATGCGGGCGCTGCTCGTGCTCTACATGGTCGCCTCGACGCACAACGGCGGCCTGGGCATGAAGGTCGCCCTCGCGACCGCGATCTACAGCGTCTACAACGCGATGGTCTACCTGCTCGCCCTGCCGGGCGGCTGGATCGCCGACCGCTTCCTGGGCGCCCGCAAGACCGTGGCGCTCGGCGGAACGATCATCATGATCGGCCACTTCCTGCTGGCCGTGCCGTTCAAGGCCTCGTTCTTCGTCGGCCTGGTCTTCATCGCAGCCGGTTCCGGCCTGCTCAAGGCCAACATCTCCACCATGGTCGGCCACCTCTACGACGGGCCGAACGACCCGCGCCGGGACGGCGGCTTCACCATCTTCTACATGGGCATCAACCTCGGTGCCTTCGCCGCCCCGCTGGTCATCGGCACCGTCGGCCAGAGCGTCAACTGGCACCTGGGCTTCGCCCTGGCCGGTGTCGGCATGGCGCTGGGCCTGGGCCAGTACCTGCTGGGCACCCGTCACCTCAGCGCGAAGAGCGACGTGGTCGGCTCGCCGATCACCCCGGCCGAGAAGAGCGCACTGCTGCGCAAGGGCGGCCTCTGGTTCGCCGTGGCCGTGGTCTTCTACGCCATCGTGGGACTGGCCGGCTACTTCACCATCGACCTGGCGGTCTGGCCGCTGTCCATCGCGGGCATCGTGATCCCGGTGGTCGTCTTCGCCCGCTTCAAGCGGGACAAGGACCTCAGCGCCGCCGAGCAGTCGAAGATCAGCGGCTACATCTGGTTCTTCGTGGTCGCCGCCGTGTTCTGGATGATCTACGACCAGTCCGGCTCCACGCTGAGCGTCTTCGCGGACAGCAGCACCAACCTGTCGGTCTTCGGCTGGCACTTCCCGTCCAGCTGGTTCCAGTCGCTGAACCCGCTCTACATCATGGCGCTGGCCCCGGTCTTCGCCTGGGCCTGGGTCGCGCTGGCCCGCAAGGCGAAGAACCCCAGCACCACCATGAAGTTCGCCATCGGCCTGCTGATGATCGGTGCCTCGTTCATCGTCATGATGCTCGCCATGGGCGCGGCTTCCGGCGGCGTCAAGGTCAGCCCGCTCTGGCTGGCGCTGGTCTACCTGGTGCAGACCGTCGGCGAGCTGACCCTCTCCCCGGTCGGCCTGTCGGTCACCACCAAGCTGGCCCCGGCCAAGTACGCCAGCCAGATGATGGGCGTCTGGTTCCTCGCCGTGACCGCCGGTGACTGTGTCGCGGCCGTCATCCAGCTCGGCCTGGGCGACGCCACCGGCAGCACCTGGTACTTCGCGATCCAGGGCGTGGCGGCGATCGTCGCCGGCATCGCGCTGGTGATGTACCGCAAGAACGTGATCAAGCTGATGGGCGACGTGCACTGA
- a CDS encoding ABC transporter permease, with amino-acid sequence MSLSSALSMPRRGFRTLTVTQAKLLLREPAALVWLGLPVLLVVVFGNIPAFQTAAAGLGGKRVIDVYVPTLAAMVPLFLACTALPMTMAGFREKDVLRRLSVSPVPAAGMLAALVTVIAGLAAAGVAVIVAIGALAFDVSTPANPGAVIASFLLGGTAVLSLGLVIAARARTGGAASALGVPLMILNFFASGLYFPVVQMPHALQRVCEFIPFGAVMDAWSGHGALWQHLLVLAGYTVAGSLLAARTFRWE; translated from the coding sequence ATGTCCCTGTCTTCCGCGCTCTCCATGCCCCGCCGGGGCTTTCGCACCCTGACCGTCACCCAGGCCAAACTGCTGCTGCGCGAGCCGGCCGCACTGGTCTGGCTCGGGCTGCCGGTGCTACTGGTGGTCGTCTTCGGCAACATCCCGGCCTTCCAGACCGCAGCGGCCGGCCTCGGCGGCAAGCGGGTGATCGACGTCTACGTGCCGACCCTGGCCGCGATGGTCCCGCTCTTCCTGGCCTGCACCGCACTGCCGATGACCATGGCCGGCTTCCGGGAAAAGGACGTGCTGCGCCGGCTCTCGGTCAGCCCGGTGCCTGCCGCGGGCATGCTGGCCGCCCTGGTCACGGTGATCGCCGGGCTGGCTGCCGCCGGGGTCGCCGTGATCGTGGCGATCGGCGCGCTCGCCTTCGACGTCTCGACCCCGGCCAACCCCGGCGCGGTGATCGCCTCCTTCCTGCTCGGCGGCACCGCGGTGCTCTCGCTCGGCCTGGTGATCGCGGCCCGGGCCCGCACCGGCGGGGCGGCCAGCGCCCTGGGGGTCCCGCTGATGATCCTCAACTTCTTCGCCAGCGGCTTGTACTTCCCGGTCGTCCAGATGCCGCACGCGCTGCAGCGGGTCTGCGAGTTCATCCCGTTCGGTGCCGTGATGGACGCATGGTCCGGGCACGGCGCGCTCTGGCAGCACCTGCTGGTGCTGGCCGGGTACACGGTGGCAGGCAGCCTGCTCGCCGCTCGGACCTTCCGCTGGGAGTAG